ATAGTGATCCTATGGGTTATAGAGACTACATCAATCAAATCATGAAGCAGATGaaggatgaagacgacTATGACAGCAGTGAGTACGAGAGTGATACAAACTTTGATATCATGGCATCTTCAggggaagaagaagaaccagaagaaataCAGGAACAAGAAGACCATCAAACCGAAGAGAATCCAGAATACGGGTTTCTTGAAGAGGACTATAACTTTGATGTTTCCAAGATTTCGATTTCCAACGTGCGGTTGGGTCTTCAAAACCAGTACTACACCTGTTGCCCTGATATCAATGGGACATCAGATTCAGTTTGGttggatgaagaggaaatcACAAGCTACGTTTCGGAAAATGGAGTTAAAGCACATAGGCTCAAGAGTTTTTTCAAATTTCTTACCAAGGATCTTATAACAGATGAAAAAGATCAACCATATTACTCAGATGTGTACATATCTGAGAGTTcagaggatgaagaagatgtccctggtgaagaagatgacaaCTTGGACGATTTGGTTTGGTTTACAAAGACAATGTCGCAAAATCCCCATGAGTTGGACCTTGAACCAACAAAGTCCATCCAGACAAAAGGCAAAGGAAAGAAAAAGCGATTTGATTTGGATACTTTTGAGATGGACAGCGACTTGAGGCAGACATTACAAGAACAGTACTTATCCCAAAGAGAGGCCAAGAGACTTCGAAAACAAGCTAAAGATGACAAAAGAATAGAAGAAGGTATTGCCAACAATGACTTATTCCTCAAATACCCATACACTTTACACATTAAAGACATCAGAGACGAAATGGAAGAATTCCTTCACGATGGTACCAGAAACAGATTGAAGTTTCCTCCTTTGGATCCCCATGGAAATAAAACTATCAGCAAGATGGGTGAGtgtttcaacttcaaaagtAAAAGATGCGGAGGAAACGGTTTACATCAGTTCATGGAAGTAGTGAAGTCCAAAAGGACATTCCAATATATTCCTGATTACAACAAGGTCTATGGGATCTTGAAACAGAGACCGGTTTTCAATCGAATCGACCAAAAAAGACCAAAGGATGAGATTATAGAAAGAGATGGtaacaagttgaaagataGAAAAAGAGCAAGGGACAAGGGTTCGAATGCCAACGTCAGGGAAGGTGAtattgttggtgaaaaagCTCCTGAAATTGATTCCAATAATGTTGGTAGAAGATTGTTAGAGATGATGGGTTGGTCTAAAGGACAAGGATTGGGTGCGGTCGGTAACCAAGGTATCAATGAACCTGTTCTAGCCAAGGTGAAAATGAGCAAATTGGGTCTTAAATAGACCAGGTTAT
Above is a window of Yamadazyma tenuis chromosome 1, complete sequence DNA encoding:
- the SQS1 gene encoding squalene synthetase-like protein (EggNog:ENOG503P0F2; COG:A), whose protein sequence is MPARGRGRRGGGRGGRGRGNAKASGRFRNNNSKKQKSKGTSNNHRKPPSDAPELMDLSQGVYIPEVGGPKSSMRFLSRRPERSMMAEALYTGAHMDETMRLPLRKRPIEFVKAKEVYDPNNELQRKFKEVTLEETEENKIEEPEGIMDGNVSSEENATDEEGEVSVQEDVIREKETSKQISSDDDEISEYSSQESSDTKGTTPKEVEFVIDEEGDASIDVSGIPKPKVSLLMPTVPKHTEASSALEHDSTLTIGKVTLQTMINEHGEMETELMAINSLNKVAKSGFFDETLLRFESDSDEEEEVDYDSDPMGYRDYINQIMKQMKDEDDYDSSEYESDTNFDIMASSGEEEEPEEIQEQEDHQTEENPEYGFLEEDYNFDVSKISISNVRLGLQNQYYTCCPDINGTSDSVWLDEEEITSYVSENGVKAHRLKSFFKFLTKDLITDEKDQPYYSDVYISESSEDEEDVPGEEDDNLDDLVWFTKTMSQNPHELDLEPTKSIQTKGKGKKKRFDLDTFEMDSDLRQTLQEQYLSQREAKRLRKQAKDDKRIEEGIANNDLFLKYPYTLHIKDIRDEMEEFLHDGTRNRLKFPPLDPHGNKTISKMGECFNFKSKRCGGNGLHQFMEVVKSKRTFQYIPDYNKVYGILKQRPVFNRIDQKRPKDEIIERDGNKLKDRKRARDKGSNANVREGDIVGEKAPEIDSNNVGRRLLEMMGWSKGQGLGAVGNQGINEPVLAKVKMSKLGLK